CAACTACCGCTGCGCCGACCGCGTCGCCTGGCCTGAGTCCCACACCATCCAGTGCACCTACCGCTTCGCCGGGTGTAGTAACGCCAACGCCGACCGCGGCTCCCACGCCCGCACCATCAGCATCGCCGACCGCGAGACCGGGAATACCGGGCTTTGAGCTGATCGTTGCGCTCGCAGGGCTGATCGCGGTTGCTCAGTGGCTCTGGCGGCGAAGCAGTTAGTTAGTTAGTTAGAGCGTGTGTTAGTGTGTGAGTGAGAGCGAGTGTGGGTGAGCGAGAAAGTGGTCGAACTATCTTTCTTTTCTTGCTCACTGCTCCTTTTTCCCGTTAGTATGAGGCAGCGTACAGGTTGGAAGAGAGCAAGCGGGGATTGATCTGATCCATGCCGAAAGCCGCAAAAGCCGCAACCCGAAGACCGCAGGGCGGGAAGAGCGCCCCAAACGCCAAATCCGCTACTGAGGAGGACCTTGTGGGTAGATTCGTCGCTGAACTGCAGGCGAATCGCGACGCGCTACGGTATGTCGCGCTCTTCCTCGCGCTCTGTCTCATCTTCTATCTCCTGTATTACGCACTGCTCGTCAGCGGCTCGGCGGCCATCCTCTGGCTCCGGGAGTTCACTGCGCGCGTGCTCGGCACCATCTTCGCCCTCGCGGGCGCAAACGTGGTGGTCAACGGCGCGTTCGTCACGATCAACGGGTTCGGCCTTGAGATCATTGACGAGTGCACCGCAGTATTCTCCTCCATCGTCTATGCCGCCTGCCTCCTGGCGTACCCCACAACGATCCGCAAGAAGGTGATCGGCATCGCTCTGGGTGTTCCCGCGCTCTACGCGATCAATATCCTGCGGCTCGTGATACTCGCGCAGGTCGGTATTAGCCGACCCGCACTCTTCGCGTTTGTGCATGTCTACCTCTGGCAGGCTTCGTTCATCATCTTCGTCGTGGTGATCTTTATCCTGTGGCTCAAATTCGTGGTGAAGGAGTAAGAAGACGAGAGAGAGCGATGGCGCAAAAAACGAAACAGAAGCGGACCGTGAAGCAGCACGAAACAGCTGCGGCTGTAAAAGCAGCACCCGAGGAGAAGAAGAGCGTGCTCTTCGGGCTGCGCGAACGCGAAATTATCCTCTTCCTCCTGCTGTTCCTGCTCGTTTCCGCGCTCTTACTCGGTGCGTGGTATTATATCGGCCCCTATTATCAGAAAGCGGTCTTCGCCGTTGCACGCGTATTCCTGCTCCTCATGGGCTATAACCCGTCCCAGATCGCCGCGGTGAACATCGCGGGCGCATACCTCGGCAATTTCAATCTGGTGCCCCTGGTCGCCCTGGCGATCGCGACCCCGCGGTTGGCGCCCCGGCAACGGCTGGTCATGCTC
This window of the Methanomicrobia archaeon genome carries:
- the xrtH gene encoding exosortase H; translation: MPKAAKAATRRPQGGKSAPNAKSATEEDLVGRFVAELQANRDALRYVALFLALCLIFYLLYYALLVSGSAAILWLREFTARVLGTIFALAGANVVVNGAFVTINGFGLEIIDECTAVFSSIVYAACLLAYPTTIRKKVIGIALGVPALYAINILRLVILAQVGISRPALFAFVHVYLWQASFIIFVVVIFILWLKFVVKE